The genomic interval CATAACAGAGGTTTTAATTCTTATGATTCTATAGTCCCTTTTGTATCCATAAACTTAGTGATGCAACCCGCTCTCATATATTATATATTGGAATCTTTGAGCTATCATTTGAGCGCGTTGCAATATCAGCGAAATATGCTCCTCTTTTGCATATACTGCCCTTAAGCTTTCTTCAAATAAATTAAGCCACACATTAAAAAGCTCGCGTGGAAAAGGTGGTAAATCAAGGTGAGCTTTGAGAGGCTGCCCATTATAATCACCACTATTTAAAAGCATTCCTTGCCAAAAATTTGCAATCTTTGCTTTATGCACTTCCCACACCTCATCACTTGTGCCAATTTTTGTATTAAAAATATCGCCTAAACCACTTTTATCCGCACGCACTTTTGCATAAAAAATATCCATAAGCTTACGAATAGAATCCACATTAATTTTTTCAAAAGTCATTTTTTCTCCTATTTTAAAAGTAATGCAAGTTTTATTATCATAAAAACCACCAAACTGATTAATAGCACGATACCTACTGCTTCAATACTCATTTTCTCCTCCTTAAGAATCTTAAAATTTTATACATAAAATGCTACTTTTGCTAAAATAATAATGATAAGACCAAGAGATAATGCAATGGGGT from Helicobacter hepaticus ATCC 51449 carries:
- a CDS encoding group III truncated hemoglobin; this translates as MTFEKINVDSIRKLMDIFYAKVRADKSGLGDIFNTKIGTSDEVWEVHKAKIANFWQGMLLNSGDYNGQPLKAHLDLPPFPRELFNVWLNLFEESLRAVYAKEEHISLILQRAQMIAQRFQYIIYESGLHH